One part of the Solea solea chromosome 1, fSolSol10.1, whole genome shotgun sequence genome encodes these proteins:
- the tcf3a gene encoding transcription factor 3a isoform X1: MAAVETDKELNDLLDFSAMFELPVSNGKNRPTTLASSQFGGSGIDERSGSSSWGPGEQNGPSFNQGRGYGEEGLYNEQESMASAPMFGPGIVGKAERGPYSSFPAQPGFMPSPDPLSPAGLKSNSQFYSPYEATNTRRRPSQDPIESQPKKIRKVPPGLPSSVYPPAEDFNRDNAGYPASKSGNLYPTSFYMQEGLHPPSDPWSSAGPMVQPGFSAMLGNPPHLSQHGPFTAINPQDRLKRHPLPLSPQNYPLHGSEVNGAHPAGFHSGSSSFGVSSHTPPIAGTDTTMGNRGSAPGSSGDEIGKALASIYPSDLSSNNFPPSPASPSGSPQAVSGSALHWARSSGQATPSPNFDGIQSMANKLEDRLDEAINVLQRHASGQGGSGLAEMHSRLVSGLGLPPGFASASLGLASHLTSLVSSHHEDSVGLPSSGGLLHSHHSPTTVKQGSQPEGFTGLSGSLSRSSSTDVKQEKEEDENCSVGDKSEDEKKESKTHLKTRLDDDEDDEDDEDLPVEIKVEREKVRRLTNNARERLRVRDINEAFKELGRMCQVHLSYEKPQTKLTVLHQAVSIILNLEQQVRERNLNPKAACLKRREEEKVSSVESQMQLGGGHPGLGGDGHNPVNHM; this comes from the exons ATGGCTGCAGTGGAAACAGACAAGGAGCTCAACGACTTGCTGGATTTTAGCGCG ATGTTTGAACTTCCAGTTTCAAATGGCAAGAACCGGCCGACTACTCTTGCCAGCAGTCAGTTTGGAGGTTCAG GTATAGACGAGAGGAGTGGGTCCAGTTCCTGGGGACCCGGAGAACAGAACGGTCCATCTTTCAACCAGGGAAGG GGTTATGGGGAAGAAGGCCTTTACAATGAACAAGAGAGTATGGCATCTGCCCCCATGTTTGGACCAGGGATTGTCG GAAAGGCTGAGCGAGGACCATACTCGTCATTTCCAGCACAG CCTGGCTTTATGCCTAGTCCTGATCCCCTCTCCCCAGCTGGCCTGAAGTCTAACTCCCAGTTTTATTCCCCCTATGAGGCGACTAACACTCGCAGGAGACCCTCACAGGACCCCATTG AGTCACAGCCAAAAAAGATCAGGAAGGTGCCTCCTGGCCTGCCCTCCTCA gtttatCCACCAGCAGAGGATTTTAACAGGGACAATGCAGGCTACCCAGCCTCCAAGTCAGGAAACCTCTACCCAACATCTTTCTACATGCAAG AAGGCCTCCACCCACCCTCCGATCCATGGAGCTCTGCCGGGCCAATGGTTCAGCCTGGTTTTTCTGCCATGCTTGGTAACCCCCCCCATCTGAGCCAACATGGTCCCTTCACTGCCATTAACCCTCAAGACAGACTG AAACGGCACCCACTGCCTCTGTCTCCACAAAACTACCCTCTGCATGGCAGTGAGGTAAATGGAGCTCATCCCGCTGGCTTCCACTCTGGCTCCAGCAGCTTCGGTGTTTCCAGCCATACACCACCTATCGCTGGAACTGACACCACTATGG GCAATCGTGGATCAGCTCCTGGGAGTTCAGGTGATGAGATTGGAAAGGCCCTGGCATCT ATCTATCCGTCAGACTTGAGCAGTAACAACTTCCCGCCATCCCCAGCATCTCCCTCTGGTTCACCTCAGGCTGTATCAG gCTCAGCATTGCACTGGGCTCGATCCTCTGGCCAGGCCACACCTTCCCCTAACTTTGATGGAATTCAGTCCATG GCGAATAAATTAGAGGACCGTCTGGATGAAGCCATCAATGTTCTTCAGCGTCATGCCAGTGGGCAAGGCGGTTCAGGTTTGGCTGAAATGCACAGTCGACTTGTGTCTGGTTTGGGACTGCCTCCAGGTTTCGCCAGTGCCTCACTTGGACTCGCTAGTCACCTTACTAGTCTg GTCTCAAGTCACCATGAGGACTCTGTTGgtctgccctctagtggaggACTTTTGCATAGTCACCACAGCCCCACAACTGTCAAGCAAGGCTCACAGCCTGAAGGCTTTACTG GCCTGTCCGGCAGTCTGAGTCGTTCCTCTAGTACAGACGTCAaacaagagaaagaggaggatgagaacTGCTCTGTCGGTGACAAGTCGGAGGATGAGAAAAAAGAATCGAAGACCCATCTTAAAACAAG actggatgatgatgaggatgatgaggatgatgaagatcTGCCAGTGGAGATTAAGGTTGAGCGGGAGAAAGTGCGGAGGTTGACAAACAATGCCCGCGAACGTCTACGTGTGCGGGACATCAACGAGGCGTTTAAGGAGCTGGGCCGCATGTGTCAGGTCCATCTGAGCTATGAGAAACCGCAGACCAAACTGACCGTACTGCATCAGGCTGTTAGCATTATACTCAACTTGGAGCAGCAAGTTCGAG aGCGTAACTTGAATCCAAAGGCTGCCTGCCTtaaaaggagagaagaggagaaagttTCGAGTGTGGAGTCCCAAATGCAGCTTGGTGGGGGTCATCCTGGTTTAGGAGGAGATGGACACAACCCTGTTAACCATATGTAA
- the LOC131456341 gene encoding cytochrome b-c1 complex subunit 10, producing the protein MISKIIGPKYIAVAKSWVPNLALWGTVGGVALVHFTDWRLFLDYVPYISGKFKKEE; encoded by the exons ATGATCAGCAAAATAATCGGTCCTAAGTATATAGCTGTTGCCAAGTCATG GGTCCCGAATTTGGCTCTATGGGGCACAGTTGGAGGTGTAGCTCTGGTACACTTCACAGATTGGCGATTGTTTCTGGATTATGTTCCCTACATCAGTGGAAAATTCAAGAAAGAGGAGTAA
- the tcf3a gene encoding transcription factor 3a isoform X2 has translation MAAVETDKELNDLLDFSAMFELPVSNGKNRPTTLASSQFGGSGIDERSGSSSWGPGEQNGPSFNQGRGYGEEGLYNEQESMASAPMFGPGIVGKAERGPYSSFPAQPGFMPSPDPLSPAGLKSNSQFYSPYEATNTRRRPSQDPIESQPKKIRKVPPGLPSSVYPPAEDFNRDNAGYPASKSGNLYPTSFYMQEGLHPPSDPWSSAGPMVQPGFSAMLGNPPHLSQHGPFTAINPQDRLKRHPLPLSPQNYPLHGSEVNGAHPAGFHSGSSSFGVSSHTPPIAGTDTTMGNRGSAPGSSGDEIGKALASIYPSDLSSNNFPPSPASPSGSPQAVSGSALHWARSSGQATPSPNFDGIQSMANKLEDRLDEAINVLQRHASGQGGSGLAEMHSRLVSGLGLPPGFASASLGLASHLTSLVSSHHEDSVGLPSSGGLLHSHHSPTTVKQGSQPEGFTGLSGSLSRSSSTDVKQEKEEDENCSVGDKSEDEKKESKTHLKTSCSIVSVTDENLTAEEKEQRERERRLANNARERVRVRDINEAFRELGRMCQVHLQSDKAQTKLVILQQAVQVILGLEKQVRERNLNPKAACLKRREEEKVSSVESQMQLGGGHPGLGGDGHNPVNHM, from the exons ATGGCTGCAGTGGAAACAGACAAGGAGCTCAACGACTTGCTGGATTTTAGCGCG ATGTTTGAACTTCCAGTTTCAAATGGCAAGAACCGGCCGACTACTCTTGCCAGCAGTCAGTTTGGAGGTTCAG GTATAGACGAGAGGAGTGGGTCCAGTTCCTGGGGACCCGGAGAACAGAACGGTCCATCTTTCAACCAGGGAAGG GGTTATGGGGAAGAAGGCCTTTACAATGAACAAGAGAGTATGGCATCTGCCCCCATGTTTGGACCAGGGATTGTCG GAAAGGCTGAGCGAGGACCATACTCGTCATTTCCAGCACAG CCTGGCTTTATGCCTAGTCCTGATCCCCTCTCCCCAGCTGGCCTGAAGTCTAACTCCCAGTTTTATTCCCCCTATGAGGCGACTAACACTCGCAGGAGACCCTCACAGGACCCCATTG AGTCACAGCCAAAAAAGATCAGGAAGGTGCCTCCTGGCCTGCCCTCCTCA gtttatCCACCAGCAGAGGATTTTAACAGGGACAATGCAGGCTACCCAGCCTCCAAGTCAGGAAACCTCTACCCAACATCTTTCTACATGCAAG AAGGCCTCCACCCACCCTCCGATCCATGGAGCTCTGCCGGGCCAATGGTTCAGCCTGGTTTTTCTGCCATGCTTGGTAACCCCCCCCATCTGAGCCAACATGGTCCCTTCACTGCCATTAACCCTCAAGACAGACTG AAACGGCACCCACTGCCTCTGTCTCCACAAAACTACCCTCTGCATGGCAGTGAGGTAAATGGAGCTCATCCCGCTGGCTTCCACTCTGGCTCCAGCAGCTTCGGTGTTTCCAGCCATACACCACCTATCGCTGGAACTGACACCACTATGG GCAATCGTGGATCAGCTCCTGGGAGTTCAGGTGATGAGATTGGAAAGGCCCTGGCATCT ATCTATCCGTCAGACTTGAGCAGTAACAACTTCCCGCCATCCCCAGCATCTCCCTCTGGTTCACCTCAGGCTGTATCAG gCTCAGCATTGCACTGGGCTCGATCCTCTGGCCAGGCCACACCTTCCCCTAACTTTGATGGAATTCAGTCCATG GCGAATAAATTAGAGGACCGTCTGGATGAAGCCATCAATGTTCTTCAGCGTCATGCCAGTGGGCAAGGCGGTTCAGGTTTGGCTGAAATGCACAGTCGACTTGTGTCTGGTTTGGGACTGCCTCCAGGTTTCGCCAGTGCCTCACTTGGACTCGCTAGTCACCTTACTAGTCTg GTCTCAAGTCACCATGAGGACTCTGTTGgtctgccctctagtggaggACTTTTGCATAGTCACCACAGCCCCACAACTGTCAAGCAAGGCTCACAGCCTGAAGGCTTTACTG GCCTGTCCGGCAGTCTGAGTCGTTCCTCTAGTACAGACGTCAaacaagagaaagaggaggatgagaacTGCTCTGTCGGTGACAAGTCGGAGGATGAGAAAAAAGAATCGAAGACCCATCTTAAAACAAG CTGCAGCATTGTCTCTGTGACTGATGAAAACCTGACTGctgaggagaaggagcagaggGAGCGTGAGCGCCGCCTAGCTAACAACGCTAGGGAGAGGGTGCGTGTTCGCGACATTAATGAAGCCTTCAGAGAGCTGGGCAGGATGTGTCAGGTCCATCTACAGAGCGACAAGGCCCAGACAAAGCTTGTTATCCTGCAACAGGCTGTTCAGGTCATCCTGGGCCTGGAGAAGCAGGTGCGAG aGCGTAACTTGAATCCAAAGGCTGCCTGCCTtaaaaggagagaagaggagaaagttTCGAGTGTGGAGTCCCAAATGCAGCTTGGTGGGGGTCATCCTGGTTTAGGAGGAGATGGACACAACCCTGTTAACCATATGTAA